The following are encoded together in the Thalassomonas haliotis genome:
- a CDS encoding GNAT family N-acetyltransferase, which produces MQYEMRSFTTERLFMRPTEPKDKPLFFSLYTDAKVMRKICPPFTEQEAEEAFNRTLSQTDRFGNKRLNWTIREQVTNQDIGFVGLTWDKAQNQPSIGVMLLRHANGKSLPEEAVGALVEYGLHYLSVSRVYAVFDKNNLASQRIVKKLGFIINTLDDENWFNSYVEQNHLAHHYLKECY; this is translated from the coding sequence ATGCAGTACGAAATGCGCAGCTTTACTACCGAGCGCCTATTTATGCGTCCTACAGAACCGAAGGACAAACCGCTTTTTTTTAGCCTTTATACCGACGCTAAAGTCATGCGTAAAATTTGTCCTCCTTTTACCGAGCAAGAAGCAGAAGAAGCTTTTAACCGCACCTTAAGTCAAACTGATCGGTTTGGTAATAAACGTCTAAATTGGACCATTAGGGAACAAGTAACTAATCAAGATATAGGTTTTGTCGGATTAACCTGGGATAAGGCTCAAAACCAACCCAGTATAGGAGTCATGTTATTAAGACATGCCAATGGTAAATCCTTACCGGAAGAAGCTGTCGGCGCCTTAGTTGAATATGGTTTACATTATTTATCTGTTAGCCGGGTCTATGCCGTCTTTGATAAAAATAACCTGGCATCTCAGCGTATTGTTAAAAAGCTAGGTTTTATTATTAACACGCTTGATGATGAAAACTGGTTTAACAGTTACGTAGAACAAAACCACTTAGCTCATCATTATCTAAAAGAATGTTATTAA
- a CDS encoding GNAT family N-acetyltransferase, which produces MAEQTLVTINQDTCFTSERLFFRPLTAQDKTLYLSLYCNEQVMRYIAPPFSPEQIQQLFSFTLNNSNSLGDKRLTWAVIDDQTGEKRGIVAFTWDLALPHAASIGIMLCPDSQGKGYGLEAQAALTQYGFSCLCLNRIHAQFATTNQASENIYHKLGFITEGKKTGFVSPDNGLETKHFCLNKQDWQHRYIKNLPG; this is translated from the coding sequence ATGGCAGAACAAACTTTAGTAACAATTAATCAGGATACTTGTTTTACCAGTGAACGACTGTTTTTCCGTCCGCTGACAGCACAAGATAAAACGCTCTATTTGTCCCTTTATTGCAATGAACAGGTCATGCGCTATATTGCCCCGCCATTTAGCCCAGAACAAATACAGCAACTGTTCTCCTTCACTTTAAACAACAGCAACAGCCTGGGTGATAAGCGCCTGACCTGGGCGGTCATCGATGACCAGACAGGTGAGAAACGAGGTATTGTCGCTTTTACCTGGGATCTCGCACTCCCCCATGCTGCCAGCATAGGCATTATGCTTTGCCCCGACAGCCAGGGAAAAGGCTATGGCCTGGAGGCACAAGCCGCGCTGACCCAATACGGCTTTTCCTGTTTATGCCTTAACCGAATCCATGCACAGTTTGCAACAACAAACCAGGCGAGTGAAAACATTTACCATAAATTAGGGTTTATCACGGAAGGAAAAAAAACCGGGTTCGTTAGCCCAGACAACGGTCTTGAAACCAAACATTTTTGCCTGAATAAGCAGGACTGGCAGCATAGGTATATTAAAAATTTGCCCGGTTAA
- a CDS encoding pepsin-like aspartic protease, with product MTEDNTSTSIHIPICNVYAKGDYCAQLLIGSEQTPVNLILDTGSSTLVVEQKVYQPQKDQELQPTSFAQEVNYGIGGWDGPVVTTSVSIGNQQDQLTLKQTPLALVSCDLQNKTFGEADGMFGLAYRHLNKSYDLKGYLQQNNITPAVTYPWPFSHDEKTHKQAGQHNVNIAAAKASSLNLQPDEINSDDLRQFNRFLWQSPKRNIIPYFTSLEEHNLIANKFAFYSKRSSIYVADDSATTDELAQHPLNQGALILGGGEEQTQLYRGDFKTLEVEHDIYYNVSLSSVQVGNQPAIPAPELAAKHQKSYFTNAIIDTGASLVVLTSELYQQMLKDFATISADFTALLAPFEELSAQETGIDSSLLDLDKWPDLTFNFTGSDNKTVSLVCKPETYWQINSPKTDKACFKILTQLPDWPNQSILGLPLINNYYLIFDRTVNGTGVIKCAAPADNKK from the coding sequence ATGACAGAGGATAACACCAGCACCAGCATCCATATTCCCATCTGTAATGTTTATGCCAAAGGCGATTACTGCGCACAACTGCTGATCGGCAGTGAACAAACCCCGGTAAACCTGATTTTAGATACCGGCAGCAGCACCTTAGTGGTTGAACAGAAAGTTTACCAGCCGCAAAAAGATCAAGAGCTGCAGCCAACCTCCTTTGCCCAGGAAGTTAACTATGGCATTGGCGGCTGGGACGGCCCTGTGGTGACCACCTCAGTTTCCATAGGTAACCAGCAGGACCAGTTGACCCTAAAGCAAACGCCCCTGGCCCTGGTTTCCTGCGACCTGCAAAATAAAACCTTTGGCGAGGCTGACGGTATGTTTGGCCTGGCCTATCGCCATCTCAATAAAAGTTATGATCTCAAAGGTTACTTACAGCAAAACAATATCACCCCGGCGGTCACCTACCCCTGGCCCTTTAGCCATGACGAAAAAACACATAAACAAGCCGGTCAGCATAACGTCAACATAGCAGCGGCCAAGGCCAGCAGCTTAAACCTGCAGCCGGACGAAATTAACAGTGACGATTTAAGACAATTTAACCGCTTTTTGTGGCAATCGCCGAAGAGAAATATTATCCCTTATTTCACGTCACTGGAAGAGCATAACTTAATCGCCAACAAGTTTGCTTTTTACAGTAAACGCTCCAGTATTTATGTCGCCGATGATAGCGCCACCACGGACGAACTGGCGCAGCATCCCCTGAATCAGGGAGCACTGATTCTTGGCGGCGGTGAAGAACAGACCCAGCTTTACCGGGGAGATTTTAAAACCTTAGAGGTTGAACATGATATTTATTACAATGTCAGCCTAAGCTCTGTCCAGGTAGGCAACCAACCAGCGATCCCGGCACCTGAACTTGCCGCTAAACACCAGAAAAGTTATTTCACCAATGCCATCATAGATACCGGCGCTTCCCTGGTAGTACTCACCAGCGAATTGTATCAACAAATGCTCAAGGACTTTGCCACCATCTCCGCAGACTTTACCGCCTTACTTGCTCCCTTTGAGGAGTTATCGGCACAGGAAACAGGTATCGACAGCTCACTGCTGGATTTGGATAAATGGCCGGATCTCACCTTTAATTTCACCGGCTCGGATAATAAGACGGTCAGTTTGGTGTGTAAACCTGAGACCTACTGGCAAATCAACAGTCCAAAAACCGATAAAGCCTGTTTTAAAATACTGACCCAACTGCCGGATTGGCCCAATCAAAGTATTCTCGGCCTGCCTTTGATCAATAATTATTATTTGATATTCGATCGGACGGTCAATGGCACCGGGGTCATCAAATGCGCAGCCCCTGCTGACAACAAAAAGTAA
- a CDS encoding multidrug effflux MFS transporter: protein MKQDRDTVKKEFIALMAILMSLVALTIDAMLPALSQIGASLQVENSNDNQLIITSVFLGMAVGLIFYGPLSDAYGRKRIIYLGIAIFLLGNLLSIFSTSFSVMLAGRVLQGFGVASCRVVSLAMIRDQFEGPQMGKVMSLIMMFFIMVPALAPSVGQGILLFSQWRAIFVLILLFGIISFFWLHFRQPETLMPEKRIPLSLTSFKSGAAETLKHPLSRRYMFASGIIFGAFVGYLSTAQQILQHQYQLGDLFSLYFGALALAIGFSSFVNSKLVMRFNMAKLCRGALIVLTITALGFYFYVENLGTQPPLSALMTYLAVTFFSIGILFGNLNTLALHPLGHIAGIATSVISSVQTFISVLIGGLIGQLYQASVVPLVLGFFFCSLTTLILIHRTKTAADV, encoded by the coding sequence ATGAAGCAAGACAGAGACACGGTGAAAAAAGAATTTATCGCCCTGATGGCAATACTCATGTCACTGGTAGCCCTGACCATAGACGCCATGTTACCCGCACTAAGCCAAATAGGGGCAAGTTTGCAGGTAGAAAACAGCAATGACAACCAACTGATTATTACCAGCGTTTTTCTCGGTATGGCGGTAGGGCTGATCTTTTACGGACCTTTATCAGATGCCTATGGCCGCAAAAGAATCATTTATTTAGGCATAGCTATTTTTCTCCTGGGAAACCTGTTGTCGATATTCTCCACCAGTTTCTCTGTTATGTTGGCGGGCCGGGTACTGCAAGGTTTTGGGGTTGCATCCTGTAGGGTTGTTTCCCTGGCAATGATACGGGATCAATTTGAAGGTCCGCAAATGGGCAAGGTGATGTCACTTATTATGATGTTTTTTATTATGGTGCCCGCCCTTGCCCCTTCGGTTGGCCAGGGGATCTTATTATTCAGCCAGTGGCGGGCTATTTTTGTGCTGATTTTACTGTTTGGCATTATCAGCTTTTTCTGGCTGCATTTTCGACAACCAGAAACCCTGATGCCGGAAAAGCGCATCCCGCTGTCGTTAACCTCTTTTAAATCCGGCGCCGCTGAAACATTAAAACACCCGTTATCACGCCGTTATATGTTCGCTTCCGGGATCATCTTCGGGGCTTTTGTCGGTTATTTAAGTACTGCTCAACAAATACTGCAACATCAATATCAGTTGGGGGATTTATTTTCCCTCTATTTTGGCGCCCTGGCGCTGGCGATCGGTTTCTCTTCCTTTGTCAATTCCAAACTGGTGATGCGTTTTAACATGGCTAAGCTGTGCCGCGGCGCTTTAATTGTCCTCACCATTACCGCCTTAGGGTTTTATTTTTATGTAGAAAACCTGGGGACACAGCCGCCACTGTCGGCATTAATGACCTATTTAGCCGTTACTTTTTTTAGCATAGGTATTTTATTTGGCAACTTAAATACCCTGGCATTGCATCCTTTAGGACATATTGCCGGAATTGCCACCTCAGTGATCAGCTCAGTACAAACCTTCATTTCGGTACTCATTGGCGGGCTCATCGGCCAGCTCTATCAGGCCAGTGTTGTCCCCCTGGTGCTGGGATTTTTCTTTTGCAGTTTGACCACCCTAATTTTAATTCACCGGACAAAAACAGCAGCTGACGTATAA
- a CDS encoding Plug domain-containing protein, with translation MFSSAGFPPVFGQQNAQASEPLDIETLLQNCLEKLLNIEVAVATKTLESSAPAPAPAIISVITAQEIRQFGYQSVAEALSHVTGFIDSYDLAMHYFGVRGQWQTSAQLAVFIESNDECL, from the coding sequence TTGTTTTCTTCTGCCGGTTTTCCCCCTGTATTTGGCCAACAAAATGCTCAAGCCAGTGAGCCTTTGGATATCGAAACCCTGTTGCAGAACTGCCTGGAAAAACTACTGAATATAGAGGTTGCTGTTGCGACTAAAACCTTAGAGTCTTCCGCCCCGGCTCCGGCCCCGGCGATAATAAGTGTTATCACCGCACAGGAAATACGCCAGTTTGGTTATCAAAGTGTTGCCGAGGCGCTTAGCCATGTTACAGGTTTTATTGATAGTTATGATCTGGCTATGCATTATTTTGGTGTCAGGGGACAGTGGCAGACTTCGGCGCAATTGGCGGTTTTTATTGAATCAAATGATGAGTGCCTTTAA
- a CDS encoding GGDEF domain-containing response regulator, with product MIILLILQNKSVRERTSGKLKTAGHEVILAADSVEAVNFLRSHQADLVLTEVEIGDVDGWRLSRLIRSGILASSKDLPILLVTENHCERIAETTARMFDINKVISYQELDLVVDVVGQVVADQGNFNKPLDILVIEDTEDTANLVQRMLKHKFNIDIAYDGVSGIKAFREKSYDIVLLDIMMPGMSGDEVLDVIIELNPKQVVIAMTAHGTIDLAELMLVKGAADYIQKPFKAEQLRKVCDIAAKREDFIVSNEQFAAKTLELKNEQQKYYSLSKTHYRILDSLSSIVIEVTAKGRILFLNNAWYKCTGFMVSESIGKLFTDFIQDSSFLLKHNIEESFSQLLCGKRQHDQIEVKLIKNDGGYFWCEINLNPYFDESGKIVGISGTIDDISVRKKAEQRLKHVALHDTLTGIHNRYYFDNELKNVASIATRTGIFHSLIYLDLDHFKIINDSQGHHQGDLVLKEIARLLSERTRASDTLCRIGGDEFAILLTNTSVEDAEKVALEICQTIADSSFKFADQVYKVSCSVGISVIDGKAISSEIYLQQADIAMFAAKEQGRNRVHLFTEDDNVTDELKQSFEWAQKLQKALLEDNILLYFQPIIDVKTREIEYYEALVRLQVDGKVILPGEFIPSLEKAEDMTLLDRHVIGKALNLMKSYPVLTKVAINLSAQAFGDDRLLAYIEEKLNQYSIEPSRVIFELTESASLSNLTGTQRMVNRLNELGCGFSIDDFGTGFSTFSYLKQIPAESVKIDGSFVKDMLKDPTDAALVKAIHETAQALNKKTVAEFVENEQTLIKLSELGVHYAQGYHISKPMDIKGLEDSRTQLNPAVVKVC from the coding sequence TTGATAATATTGTTGATTTTACAAAATAAGTCGGTAAGGGAACGGACTTCGGGTAAACTTAAAACGGCCGGGCATGAAGTTATTCTGGCAGCAGACAGTGTTGAGGCAGTCAATTTCCTGCGCTCCCATCAGGCAGATTTAGTGTTGACGGAAGTGGAAATCGGGGATGTCGACGGCTGGCGTTTGTCCCGTTTGATCCGCTCCGGCATTTTAGCCTCTAGCAAAGATTTGCCTATTTTGCTGGTTACCGAAAATCATTGCGAACGTATTGCCGAAACCACCGCCCGCATGTTTGATATCAACAAGGTCATTTCTTATCAAGAGCTGGATTTAGTGGTTGATGTTGTCGGGCAGGTTGTTGCCGATCAAGGCAATTTTAATAAACCCCTGGACATCCTGGTGATTGAGGATACCGAAGACACCGCCAATCTTGTCCAGCGTATGCTCAAGCATAAATTTAATATTGATATTGCCTATGACGGTGTTTCCGGGATCAAGGCCTTTCGGGAAAAATCTTATGATATCGTGTTGCTCGATATCATGATGCCGGGTATGTCCGGTGATGAAGTACTCGATGTTATTATCGAACTCAATCCGAAACAGGTGGTTATTGCCATGACAGCTCACGGTACCATAGATTTGGCTGAGCTGATGCTGGTGAAAGGGGCGGCGGATTATATCCAGAAACCTTTTAAGGCGGAACAACTGCGTAAAGTATGCGACATTGCCGCCAAACGTGAAGATTTTATTGTTTCTAATGAACAGTTTGCCGCCAAAACCCTGGAGCTGAAAAACGAGCAGCAAAAATATTATTCCTTATCGAAAACCCATTACCGTATCCTGGACAGTTTAAGCAGTATCGTTATCGAAGTGACCGCCAAGGGGCGGATCCTGTTCCTTAATAATGCCTGGTATAAATGTACCGGCTTCATGGTGTCGGAGAGTATCGGCAAGCTGTTTACCGATTTTATCCAGGATTCGAGTTTCCTGCTAAAACACAATATCGAAGAGTCTTTTAGCCAGCTGTTGTGCGGCAAACGCCAGCATGATCAAATTGAAGTCAAGCTGATCAAAAATGACGGCGGTTATTTCTGGTGTGAAATCAATTTAAATCCCTATTTCGATGAGAGCGGTAAAATAGTCGGTATTTCCGGTACCATAGACGATATCAGCGTGCGCAAGAAAGCCGAGCAAAGGTTAAAGCATGTTGCCCTGCACGATACCCTGACCGGCATACATAACCGTTATTATTTTGACAACGAATTGAAAAATGTTGCCAGTATCGCCACCCGTACCGGCATTTTCCATTCGTTGATTTATCTTGATCTCGACCACTTTAAAATCATCAATGACTCACAAGGTCATCATCAGGGCGATCTGGTGCTTAAAGAAATTGCCCGGTTATTGTCGGAGCGCACCCGGGCCAGCGATACTTTATGCCGTATCGGCGGTGATGAGTTTGCTATCCTGCTTACCAATACCAGTGTCGAGGATGCCGAAAAAGTGGCGCTGGAAATCTGCCAGACCATCGCCGACTCCAGTTTTAAGTTTGCCGACCAGGTATATAAGGTCAGCTGTAGTGTCGGTATTTCCGTGATCGACGGTAAAGCCATTTCCAGTGAAATTTACCTGCAACAGGCGGATATTGCCATGTTCGCCGCCAAAGAGCAGGGGCGTAATCGGGTGCATTTGTTTACCGAAGACGATAATGTCACCGACGAATTAAAACAAAGTTTTGAATGGGCACAAAAACTACAAAAGGCACTGTTAGAAGATAATATCCTGTTGTATTTTCAGCCGATCATCGATGTTAAAACCCGGGAAATTGAATATTATGAAGCCCTGGTGCGCTTACAGGTTGACGGTAAGGTGATATTGCCGGGAGAGTTTATTCCGTCGCTGGAAAAAGCGGAAGACATGACCTTACTCGACCGGCACGTGATCGGCAAAGCATTAAACCTGATGAAGAGTTACCCGGTGCTCACTAAGGTGGCCATTAACCTTTCGGCACAGGCATTCGGCGATGACCGGCTGCTGGCGTATATTGAAGAGAAGCTAAATCAATATTCGATAGAGCCGTCAAGGGTGATTTTTGAATTAACCGAAAGCGCCAGCTTATCAAATCTTACCGGTACCCAGCGCATGGTTAACCGTCTCAACGAGCTTGGTTGCGGCTTTTCCATCGATGATTTCGGGACAGGTTTCAGTACTTTTTCCTATTTAAAGCAAATTCCTGCAGAAAGTGTTAAGATCGACGGTTCATTTGTTAAAGACATGCTTAAAGACCCAACGGATGCTGCATTGGTGAAAGCCATTCATGAAACGGCACAGGCCTTAAACAAGAAAACTGTGGCCGAATTTGTTGAAAATGAGCAGACATTAATAAAGTTATCGGAATTAGGTGTACATTACGCTCAGGGATACCATATTAGTAAACCCATGGATATAAAGGGGCTCGAGGACAGTAGGACTCAGTTAAACCCCGCGGTAGTTAAAGTGTGTTAG